A single window of Gossypium arboreum isolate Shixiya-1 chromosome 13, ASM2569848v2, whole genome shotgun sequence DNA harbors:
- the LOC108461329 gene encoding chorismate mutase 3, chloroplastic isoform X2 has protein sequence MESKLLELPFSSIFNQNAAKSSTPISHFTPRNAFKVMGSSFGANVYRSLGISHSSSSNIRFSKKPRVDESENLTLNSIRQSLIRQEDSIIFSLLERAQYRYNPDTYNQDAFSMDGFHGSLSLVEFMVRETERLHAQVGRYKSPDEHPFFPSYLPEPMLPPLQYPKVLHHCAASININNKVWNMYFAELLPRLVKAGDDGNCGSTAVCDTMCLQALSKRIHYGKFVAEAKFRESPKTYEDAIRAKDRSRLMELLTYETVETAVKKRVDMKTKTYGQELNFQLNGVAAVPDPVYKIEPSLVADLYGDWIMPLTKEVQVEYLLRRLD, from the exons ATGGAGTCCAAGCTACTTGAGCTACCATTTTCTTCCATTTTCAACCAAAATGCTGCAAAATCTTCCACACCCATTTCTCATTTTACACCTAGAAATGCTTTCAAAGTTATGGGATCGAGTTTCGGTGCAAATGTTTATCGCTCTCTTGGAATTTCCCATTCTTCTTCTTCAAACATAAG ATTTTCAAAGAAGCCAAGGGTGGATGAGAGTGAGAACCTTACTCTCAACAGTATAAGACAGTCCTTAATTCGACAAGAAGATAGCATAATATTTAGCCTTTTGGAGAGAGCTCAGTACCGTTATAACCCAGACACATATAACCAAGATGCATTCTCCATGGATGGATTTCATGGGTCTTTGTCTTTGGTTGAGTTCATGGTTCGGGAAACCGAAAGGCTCCATGCTCAG GTTGGCAGATATAAAAGCCCTGATGAACACCCTTTCTTCCCATCATATCTACCCGAGCCAATGCTTCCACCTTTGCAATATCCAAAG GTTTTGCATCACTGTGCTGCTTCAATTAACATAAACAATAAGGTTTGGAATATGTATTTTGCAGAGCTTCTACCAAGATTGGTAAAAGCTGGAGATGATGGTAATTGTGGGTCTACTGCTGTATGCGATACAATGTGCTTGCAG GCACTTTCAAAAAGAATTCACTATGGAAAATTTGTAGCAGAGGCGAAATTTCGAGAATCACCTAAAACTTATGAGGATGCCATTAGAGCAAAA GACCGGTCTCGATTGATGGAGTTGCTAACATACGAAACGGTGGAAACAGCAGTGAAAAAGAGAGTAGATATGAAAACGAAAACATATGGTCAAGAGCTAAACTTTCAACTGAATGGTGTTGCAGCAGTTCCAGATCCTGTGTACAAAATCGAGCCAAGTTTAGTAGCTGATCTCTACGGAGATTGGATCATGCCCTTAACAAAGGAAGTTCAAGTTGAATACTTGTTGCGACGGTTGGACTAA
- the LOC108461441 gene encoding uncharacterized protein At5g01610 — protein MEKALTKVGSLKVGGLWISKKAKEEFSNITEDLTTFSNTVEEKAKWVFNKLKGKPTKSLPDLLREYNLPPGLFPQNVICYEFDETKAKLIVYMSSPCEVSFKDSSVIRYATRVKGILLRGKLTGIEGMKTKVLVWVKVTSVAVEGYKSDKVWFTAGVKKSRPKDAYETPRDAVRVEEF, from the exons ATGGAGAAAGCATTAACTAAAGTTGGGAGCTTGAAAGTTGGAGGGTTATGGATCTCAAAGAAAGCTAAGGAAGAGTTCTCAAACATCACTGAAGATCTGACT ACTTTCTCAAACACCGTTGAAGAGAAGGCAAAATGGGTTTTCAACAAACTGAAAG GAAAGCCAACGAAAAGCTTGCCGGATCTCCTTCGAGAGTACAACTTACCGCCAGGCCTCTTTCCCCAGAATGTTATCTGTTACGAATTTGATGAAACCAAGGCGAAGCTGATTGTTTACATGTCCTCTCCGTGTGAGGTCAGCTTCAAGGATTCCTCGGTCATAAGATATGCAACGCGTGTGAAGGGGATTCTCCTTCGGGGAAAGCTGACAGGCATCGAGGGAATGAAGACAAAGGTCCTAGTTTGGGTTAAAGTGACAAGTGTGGCAGTTGAAGGCTATAAATCAGACAAGGTGTGGTTTACTGCTGGAGTTAAGAAGTCAAGGCCAAAAGATGCTTATGAAACACCCAGGGATGCTGTTAGAGTTGAAGAATTTTGA
- the LOC108463406 gene encoding xylan glycosyltransferase MUCI21-like — MKKILGSSRAAIATTLFCLLLLWFHTMSLSMSSISRINNIIAATSLSWSSSTYTFNNDQETRIQIPTVASQQNHRLLPRGELPMSNQISCNRTCLRYDLCTIDGSTVLDPTTSTFFTMDPTSPVHVEKIRPYPRKYEDYIMGQIKELNLVSGPSSPQCTIRHEAPAIVFSAGGYTGNLFHAFNDGLIPLFITASSFYPDGDFIIVVSEFHDWWQSKYAEILKVLSKHPIVALEKDNATHCFPSATLGLIAHGFMTMDPTLIPTSKTLMHFRDLIEKAYTQNPILPSPPLNPKPERRPRLVLTCRGNDVSSRRILNQDEVIQVMKEIGFDVIVFQPNRYTSLSEAYAMLNSSHVMVGVHGAALTHALFLRPRSVFMQVVPIGTEWAADAFYGRIAKGLNVNYLEYKIRVEESSLMEKYGKDNVLLKDPSAVQKKGWPTEIMDIYLKQQNVKLDLVRFRKSLKSAYLMAKKFMHKER, encoded by the exons ATGAAGAAGATACTTGGGAGCTCGAGAGCCGCCATTGCGACCACCCTTTTTTGTTTACTGTTGTTGTGGTTTCATACGATGAGCCTCAGCATGTCGTCGATTTCCAGGATAAACAACATAATTGCAGCCACGTCGTTGTCCTGGTCCTCCTCCACCTACACCTTCAACAATGATCAAG AGACACGCATTCAAATACCAACTGTGGCAAGTCAGCAGAACCACCGACTTCTTCCACGTGGCGAGCTTCCAATGAGTAACCAAATCAGCTGCAACCGTACCTGTCTTCGCTATGATCTCTGCACAATAGACGGCTCAACTGTCTTGGACCCCACAACCTCTACATTCTTTACCATGGACCCCACGAGCCCCGTCCACGTGGAGAAAATCAGGCCTTACCCAAGAAAATACGAAGACTATATTATGGGCCAAATCAAAGAGCTTAATCTAGTATCGGGCCCATCAAGCCCACAATGCACGATCCGGCACGAGGCTCCGGCCATTGTATTCAGTGCGGGAGGGTACACTGGAAACTTATTCCATGCTTTCAATGATGGATTGATCCCCCTCTTCATCACCGCTAGTTCCTTCTACCCTGACGGTGATTTCATCATCGTGGTCTCGGAGTTCCATGATTGGTGGCAAAGTAAGTATGCAGAAATACTTAAGGTTCTTAGCAAACACCCGATTGTTGCCCTCGAAAAGGATAATGCCACTCACTGTTTTCCTTCAGCCACTCTAGGGCTCATAGCACATGGTTTCATGACTATGGACCCAACGTTAATCCCAACCTCAAAAACACTGATGCATTTCCGGGATCTCATAGAAAAAGCCTATACCCAAAATCCTATTCTACCCTCTCCTCCCCTTAATCCAAAACCCGAACGCCGGCCACGCCTCGTTTTAACATGTCGAGGCAACGATGTGTCATCACGAAGGATACTAAATCAAGATGAAGTGATTCAAGTAATGAAAGAAATAGGGTTCGACGTTATCGTGTTCCAACCAAACCGTTACACATCCCTTAGCGAGGCATATGCAATGTTGAATTCAAGTCACGTGATGGTTGGAGTGCACGGCGCGGCCCTCACGCATGCATTGTTCCTTCGGCCAAGGTCAGTGTTCATGCAAGTGGTACCGATCGGGACTGAATGGGCAGCAGATGCGTTTTACGGGAGAATAGCTAAAGGGTTAAATGTGAATTACTTGGAATATAAAATAAGGGTCGAAGAAAGTAGCTTAATGGAAAAGTATGGGAAAGATAATGTGTTGTTAAAAGATCCATCAGCAGTTCAAAAGAAAGGGTGGCCAACTGAGATAATGGACATTTATTTGAAGCAACAAAATGTGAAGCTTGATTTGGTAAGGTTTAGAAAAAGCTTGAAGAGTGCTTATTTAATGGCAAAGAAGTTTATGCATAAGGAAAGATAG
- the LOC108461329 gene encoding chorismate mutase 1, chloroplastic isoform X1 yields the protein MESKLLELPFSSIFNQNAAKSSTPISHFTPRNAFKVMGSSFGANVYRSLGISHSSSSNIRFSKKPRVDESENLTLNSIRQSLIRQEDSIIFSLLERAQYRYNPDTYNQDAFSMDGFHGSLSLVEFMVRETERLHAQVGRYKSPDEHPFFPSYLPEPMLPPLQYPKFNVSSPNASISCLTISSTDIITLMKLLPRLVKAGDDGNCGSTAVCDTMCLQALSKRIHYGKFVAEAKFRESPKTYEDAIRAKDRSRLMELLTYETVETAVKKRVDMKTKTYGQELNFQLNGVAAVPDPVYKIEPSLVADLYGDWIMPLTKEVQVEYLLRRLD from the exons ATGGAGTCCAAGCTACTTGAGCTACCATTTTCTTCCATTTTCAACCAAAATGCTGCAAAATCTTCCACACCCATTTCTCATTTTACACCTAGAAATGCTTTCAAAGTTATGGGATCGAGTTTCGGTGCAAATGTTTATCGCTCTCTTGGAATTTCCCATTCTTCTTCTTCAAACATAAG ATTTTCAAAGAAGCCAAGGGTGGATGAGAGTGAGAACCTTACTCTCAACAGTATAAGACAGTCCTTAATTCGACAAGAAGATAGCATAATATTTAGCCTTTTGGAGAGAGCTCAGTACCGTTATAACCCAGACACATATAACCAAGATGCATTCTCCATGGATGGATTTCATGGGTCTTTGTCTTTGGTTGAGTTCATGGTTCGGGAAACCGAAAGGCTCCATGCTCAG GTTGGCAGATATAAAAGCCCTGATGAACACCCTTTCTTCCCATCATATCTACCCGAGCCAATGCTTCCACCTTTGCAATATCCAAAG TTCAATGTTTCATCACCTAATGCCAGCATATCGTGCCTCACTATATCCTCGACTGATATCATCACTTTGATGA AGCTTCTACCAAGATTGGTAAAAGCTGGAGATGATGGTAATTGTGGGTCTACTGCTGTATGCGATACAATGTGCTTGCAG GCACTTTCAAAAAGAATTCACTATGGAAAATTTGTAGCAGAGGCGAAATTTCGAGAATCACCTAAAACTTATGAGGATGCCATTAGAGCAAAA GACCGGTCTCGATTGATGGAGTTGCTAACATACGAAACGGTGGAAACAGCAGTGAAAAAGAGAGTAGATATGAAAACGAAAACATATGGTCAAGAGCTAAACTTTCAACTGAATGGTGTTGCAGCAGTTCCAGATCCTGTGTACAAAATCGAGCCAAGTTTAGTAGCTGATCTCTACGGAGATTGGATCATGCCCTTAACAAAGGAAGTTCAAGTTGAATACTTGTTGCGACGGTTGGACTAA